In one window of Tachypleus tridentatus isolate NWPU-2018 chromosome 2, ASM421037v1, whole genome shotgun sequence DNA:
- the LOC143245625 gene encoding O-acyltransferase like protein-like: MDKDYRKIASYWIEKIKPAVEHVLATANVTDLCRESVLNVLDSISGLETWAIKMLDATGKLPAGLLEGSLTSLGSYDECININSSPGTDQQIITGQYCSVQFRPFLPKRKYKYYSIVVRPESLTNVSQQGRMLYDIAQNAQFFYSFSYRLGVCLPSACSRTDVFKATSLVAKNSKASR; encoded by the exons ATGGATAAAGACTACCGTAAAATTGCTTCTTACTGGATCGAGAAAATAAAACCTGCTGTTGAACATGTTCTTGCTACTGCTAACGTCACCGATTTATGCAGAGAGAGCGTACTTAACGTACTGGATTCAATTTCAGGATTAGAAACATGGGCCATAAAAA TGTTAGATGCCACAGGTAAACTGCCTGCAGGGCTACTGGAAGGCAGTCTCACCAGTCTGGGTTCGTACGACGAATGTATTAATATTAACTCTTCACCTGGCACTGACCAGCAAATCATTACTGGCCAATATTGCTCTGTCCAGTTCAGACCATTTTTGCCAAAGAGGAAATACAAGTACTACAGTATAGTGGTACGGCCGGAGTCACTGACCAACGTCTCTCAACAAGGAAGG ATGTTATACGACATAGCACAAAATGCACAGTTCTTTTATTCATTCTCATACCGACTGGGAGTGTGTCTGCCATCTGCCTGTTCCAGAACTGATGTATTTAAGGCGACTAGTTTAG